The following DNA comes from Ornithinimicrobium avium.
TACCGCCGCTCAGGCGTGGGACGGCGCCTTCGGCGCGTCGGGCACCTCGAAGGCCAGCTCGTCGGCGTAGCACCACCACCAGTCCTCGCCGGGCTCGAAGGACCGGACCAGCGGGTGCGTGGTCGCGTGGAAGTGTGCGGTGGCGTGCCGGTTGGGCGAGCTGTCGCAGCAGCCGACGTGACCGCACGTCATACAGATGCGCAGGTGGACCCAGCGGTCGCCCGTGCGCAGGCAGTCCTCGCAGCCCTGCGCCGACGGGCGGACGTCCTTCACCTGGTCCAGGTGGGTGCAGCCGATGGCCATCGTGGCTCCTCGTGGTCGGGTAGCAGGCAGGCTACCCGGCCGCAGGGAGGCGGCGCGGCCGATGGGCGGCACGGGCGAGACCGACACGCCTCCCCGGGCTGCGCCTCACGACGCGGCGCGCTCGAGCAGCTCGCGTGTCTTCTCGTGGCGCTCGAGCACGGTGAGGACCGGCCGGTGGACGCGCTGGTAGGCGACCTCCTCGACCGCTTCGTCCAGCCGCTCCTCGACGTTGCGGCGTCGACGGCGAGCTCCGACCTGGGCGAGCAGCCGGGCCAGCAGCGCCAGCAGCAGCCCGCCGAGCAGGCCGCCGACGAGGAGGGCGAGCGGGACAGGCACCGGTCCCCAGAAAGGCGTGTCGACCGGCATGCCGGCCCAGCCGAGGGCGGCGACGAGCACCAGCCACAGCAGCCCCGCCGCGGCGGCCAGCGCGAGCACGATCTGCAGGATGCCGAGCACCGACCACCACACGGGGGAACGGGCGCGCAGGGGTGTGGCGACGATCGCCTGGTCGAGGGAGTCGGCCAGGTCCTCGCCCGTGGGGCCGGCGGCCTCCAGCAGCGCCTCCTGCCAGCGCACCGGCAGCTGCGCGCCGGCGTCCTCGGCGACCTGCCGGGTGGCGAGCTGGACGTTGGCCCGCGCCGCGGGGGTGGGCGACGGCAGCGAGGAGCGACCCAGGACGGCCCGCACGTCGGAGGGGGCGATGCCGGCAGGCCCGGGCGAGTCGTCGCCCAGCCGCAGCCGCTTGAGCGGGTCGGGGCGCAGCGAGGCGACCCACCGGGTGAACGGCCAGCCAGCGCGGGCGTTGGCCTGACGCACGTAGTCGCGCTCCACCGCGTCCAGGACGACCGGCACCCCGGAGGCCGCCTTCAGCGCGGTGTGCAGGCGCTGGTCGGCCGAGTCGGCCAGCTGGGGAGTGCTCTGCCCCACGCTCTGGCCCACGCTCTCGGCGCTGGTGCGCACGTCGCCGACCAGGCGCGCCTCGGCCGCGTTGCGGGCGCCGACGACCGCGGCGATCCGCGAGCGCAGCACGTCGATGCCCTCGCCGGTGCGCGCAGAGGTGGCGATGACCTCGTGGTCGCCGGCCCCGTCGCTCTGCACGAGCCGGCGCAGGTCCTCGCGCACCCGCTCCACGTCGTCGCGCTCGCGGAGGCGGTCGATCTGGTTGAGCACGACGAGCATCACGGTCTCGTGGTGCCGCAACGGCTGCAGGTAGTCGTCGTGCAGTCGCGCGTCGGCGTACTTCTGCGGGTCGGCCACCCAGACGAAGACGTCGGCCCGCTCCAGGATCCGGTCGGCCTCGACGCGGTGGCGCACCTCGCGGGAGTCGAAGTCGGGCAGGTCGACGAGCACCAGCCCGTCGAGCTGCGCCTCGCCGTCCTCGACGTGGTAACGCTCGTGGACGCCGAGCCAGTCGAGCAGCTCGCCCGCCGGCTCCTCGCCCCAGACCGCCGCGGAGGCCTCCGCCGTCGTCGGCCGGCGCGGGCTGATCATCGCGACGTCCGCCCCGGCGAGCGCGTTGAAGACGCTCGACTTGCCCGAACCCGTCGCTCCGGCGAGCGCAACCACGGTGCGCCCACCCTTCAGCGCCCACCGCTCCTGCACCCGCTGCACCACGCCGCGGGCGTGCTCGGCCGCGTCGGGGTCGAGCTCCTCGCCCCCGACGTCGAGCGCCGAGCGCAGCCGCTCGGCGCGCTCCGCCAGCGGCACGGCCGGGGCGTCCTTCCTGCGTCGGCCGATCATCGTGCCGCCTCCACCTGTCCCGCGGCCTGCCGCAGCGCCGTGACCGACTGCTCGCGCACCGGCACCTCCTCCAGGACGCGGTCGAACCGCGCCCTCTCGTCGTCGTAGAGCCGCTCGACGTGCGCGAGCAGTGCCTCCCTGGCCTTGGTGGCCATGGACCGCACCGCCTGGTCGCCGAAGATCGCCTCCAGCAGCCGCTGGGCGAGGACCGCCGAACCGCCGGCGATCGCGATCTCGGTGCCGAGCAGCCCCCCGGTCATGCTGAAGGCGACGATCATCAGCAGCACCGCCAGCCCGTTGACACCGAACGCCAGGTAGCGCGCGGTCGCACGCCGCGAGCCCGCCTCGTCGCGCACGAGCTCCAGGACCTCGCCCTGCCAGTCGCGCATCAGCCGCTCGACCCGCTCGGGCAGGTCGGGCGAGGCCTTGGCCAGGCCAGGCTGCTCCCGCACGATGTCGGCGCCGCCGGGCGCCTGCTTCCAGGCGCGGGCCGCCGTGCTCGATGCCACCTGCCCGTGCGAGGTGATGAGTGCCGCGGCGCCGGTCTGCAGGGCTTCGCCGAGCGGCTCGGAGGTGACCTGCTTGCCGCTGAACCAGGCGCCGATGCGGTCGCGCAGCCGACCGACGCCGGCCTCGACCGAGCGCAGGAACTCACCGGTGCCGACCAGCTCCTGCCAGCGGGCGAGCACCTCGCCGCGCAGCAGCGTGCCGTCCTGCATCCCCTCGGCCACCGCCTTCAGGGCGTCCTGGTAGGCCGTGCGCGGCGCCTCCTCGAGCACCTCCCGGGCGGCGACCTGGGCGGCCCCGGCGTCCGCGACGCCGTCGGCGCGCTCCTCCAGGGAGCGGAGCGTGCCGGCCAGGGTGCGGCGGATGACCACCGAGCGGGCGCGGGCGTCGCTGGCGAGGGAGTCCAGCCAGCCGCTCAGCCGCTGCACGTGCGCGGCCGGGACGCGGCCGTCCTCGAGGTCTACCTCGAGCACGGTGAAGATGGGCGACTGGCCCAGCCCCTGGTCGCGCAGCAGGGAGGCCAGGTGCACCCGGACCTGCTGCAGGGCCTCCGGGGGCACGCGGTTGAGCACGATCGCGACCGAGGTCCCCCGCTCGGAGGCGGCGCGCAGCAGGTCCCAGGGGACGGCGTCGGCATACCTCGCGGCGGTGGTGACGAAGAGCCAGAGGTCGGCGGCGGCCAGCAGCTGGCGGGACAACGAGCGGTTGGCCCGCACGACGGAGTCGATGTCGGGGGCGTCGAGCAGGGCGAGGCCCGCAGGCAGGGCGTCGCTGGTGACCAGGCGCACCGAGCCGGGGTCGTCCGCGGCACCCTCGCCGCCGGCGACCCGGGACAGGTCGGGCAGGACCCGCTTGCCGGTGAACCAGCGGGTGTCCTCCTGGTGGTGCACGAGGACCGAGGCGCGCGTGGTTGGGCGGATGACGCCGGGGCGGCTGACCTCCTCGCCGACGATCGAGTTGACCAGCGTCGACTTGCCCGCGCCGGTGGAGCCCCCCACCACCGCGAGCAGGGGTGCGTCGAGGGAGCGCAGGCGGGGCAGCACGTAGTCGTCGAGCTGCTGGACCAGCTCCGTGCGCGAACCGCGGGCCTCCTGCACGCCGTCCAGGTCGAGCGGCAGGTCGACCCCGCCCGCGGCCTCCCTGAGCCGTTCGACGGCTGCCAGCAGCGCGGCGTGGTCCTTGTCTGTCACCCGGCCAGTGTCCCAAAGCGGGGGGCACCCACCAAGACGAACCGCCGGTGCACGCCAGGCTGCTCCTGTGCTACCGGGCGGAGTCGGCGTGGGCCAGCAGCGCCCGGGACTCCCCCAGGAAGTCCTGGGCGGAGCGACCGAACCACTCGCCGATCTCGGCGAACCGGGCGACGAACTCCTCGCGGTCCCCGCGCAGCAGCAGCTCGAAGGCCTGCGCGTAGCGGGTCAGGTAGCGCTGGATCAGAGCCACCACGTCCGGGGAGGCGGTGATGATGTCGTAGTAGAGCTCGGCGTCCTGGGCGAAGAGCCGACCGACCATGACCAGCTCGAGCCGGTAGATCGGCGAGGACAGCGCGAGCAGCTCGGACAGGTCGTGGTCCTCGTGCGCCAGGTGCCAGCCGTAGACGAAGGTGGAGAAGTGCCGCAGGGCCTGGATGAGGCCCATGAGCTGATCATGGTCCTCGGCGGAGACCTCGTGCAGCCGCGCGCCCCACAACCGCATCTGTTCCACCAGCCAGGCGGACGCCTCGGCGTCGCGCCCCGGCACCACCGCGACCACCTGCTTGGCCAGCGAGTCCACGTCGGGGCCGAACATCGGGTGCAGCCCCAGCACCGGGCCGGGATGAACCTCGAGCATCGCGGCCATCGCCTCCCGCTTGGTCGAGGTCAGGTCCACGAGCAGGCAGTCGGTCGGCAGCGGAGGGAGAGAGCGCAGCACCGCGACCGTCTCGTGGATCGGCACCGAGACGAGCACCAGCCCCGCGTCGGCCACCGCGTCCGCCACCTGCGCGGGGGTGTCGTCGCGCTCGACGACGCGCACGTCATACCCCGAGAGCGTCAGCAGCCGGCCGAAGAGCGAGCCCATCCGTCCGCGCCCGCCGACCACGACCACCGGCCCGAGATGGGGGGCCTGGCGGGTGAAGCCCATGTTCTTCTCGTGCCCGTACGCCTCGCGCATGCACCGGCGCAGCACGTCCTCGACGAGGTCCGGGGGGACCCCGCGCTCGTGGGCGACGGCGCGCTTGGCGGCGATCATCGCCCGCTCACGCTCGGGGGCGTAGATCGGCAGGCCGTGGCGGCCCTTGACCTCGCCCACCTGGGTGACGAGCTCGAGGCGGCGGGCGAGCAGCTCGATGATCTGTCCGTCGACGTCGTCGATCTGTGCGCGCAGCGCGGCCAGCGGGTCGGTCATGGCAGCCGATCCTACGGCGCCGCTCACCTACACTCGGACCGGTCAGCCCCCGTAGCTCAATGGATAGAGCACCGGCCTTCTAATCCGTAGGTTGCGCGTTCGAGTCGCGCCGGGGGCGCCCTGTTTGGGCTGGTGAGCGCCTTGACACGGACGCAGTTGGGTCACGGGCCAACTTGACGTGGTGTCCTTGGCGACCAGATGGCCACCGCCCGCTCCTTCTCGCTCGCGCCATCGGCGACCCGGACCGGTCGACGCTTCGCCTTCGGACGTAATCAGACTCCGCTCGGCGAAGCCGATCGCGGCGGCGTCGGCCGAGACCACCCAGTAGTAGAGGAGCCGCAGACCGCTCTCGGCAGCGTAGCTGCGTGCCATTGACACGTTCGTGGCCCGTTTGGTGGACGAAGCCGCTCAAGATGAGAGTTCTTTGGCGCGCACGGATGCCGAACCGCACGATAATCGACTCTTCACAACCAGGCTCAGCCGCGGTCGCCCGACTGCGGCACGAGGCAGCGGCGCTGGGTGATGTAGGTCGTGCGCGGGCTACTCCTCGGGCTCCGCCGGCTGAGGTGCCGGGTCGGGCGGGAGTACCTCCCGGGGCGCTTGCTCCTCCTGCTGTGTGTTCTGCGGCACCTCGTCCCGCTCCTGCGGCGCGTCTTCGAGCTGCGTGTCCTGGGGCAGCTCATCCTGCTGTTCCGGGTCGAGATCAGTGCTCGTGTCGCTACGGCCGTCGAACCCCGGGACGGAGGTGCCAGTGCTCTTGCTGCTGCCGCCGGTGTACGAAGACACCGCGCGGCCCGTCGTCAGTTCGAAGGCCAGGATCAACCCCATCGCGACCACGAAGACCGCGACGGTGGCCCCGGTGAGGCGCTTCCACGGCAGGTCGTGAAGCCGTTCGCTCCACGAGGTGCTCGGGGAGGCGCCGTCTTCTGCGGGCTCCGGCAGCGACGCCTGCTCCTGCGACGGGCCAGCATCGCCAGCGTCAGGGTCGCGACTTCCTCGCACGCGGGTTCCGGGTTTGCCGGCGCGGACTCCCGCAGCCTTGCGGACCCGCTCCTGGGTCGCCTGCAGGGTGTTGGAGTACATCGCCCCACCAATCGTGATGATCAAACTCCCCAGGGCCGCACCGATCAGTGTCCCCGCGACACCCAAGGTGGATAGGAGAACCGCAGAGGACACGGCCCCCAAAGCAGATCCGGCGGTGCGGGTCCAACTGATCTCCACGACGTTCTCCCTTGTTCTGTGTGCCCAGTCTTTGCCGGATCACTGGCCGAACCAAACCGCGCATCGCGCCCGACGCCCCCAAAGGGCTGTCGGAGTCTCTGTGGACGAGGACTTCACTCGTTGTTTCGGGTCCCGTGACCACGATGGCCGCATTGGTTGGCGCCGGTCTGGCCGGGGACCCGGCGGCAGCGACCGACCTCACCGACGCCGAGCCAGGGTGCGGTCACCGCTGGGCAACGTGGAGGACAGGAGCGGGAACACCCTTCGCGGCGCGGATGCAGCCTGACCAGTTCCCGGACCGCGGACCGCTCGGTTCACACTGCACGAGGTCGTCTTCTTCGCCTCCCTGGGCCTCGAGCCCATGCTTGAGATCTCCCGGTCATCCTCTGACCTCCCCCGCCAACTGAGCCGGAGCGTCAGGCCAGAAGCACGGTTTGGTGGTCAGTCCCCGGCGAGGATGTTGCCGTTGTGCCTCACTTGCCGTGGCGGGAACTGGCATGGAGCCAGAGGCGGCATCCCTGGCTGCCGCCGCTGCCCCATCCCCCCACCGTCCCACCGCCCCACCGTCCCACCGTCCCACCGTCCCACCGTCCCACCGTCCCACCGTCCCACCGCCCCACCGCCCCACCGCCAGGATCCGCCGCCTCCGCGCGGAACGCCTGTCGTCGTAGGCGTGGACACCCTCGCTGTCGAACTGGCGGCACGCCGTCAGCGGGAGGTCGCCCGCTGGGTTCTTCGACGCGCTCGTTAGCCACCTGTGTGCCAGAACGACCGGCGGAACCGTGCACTTTGGTTTCTTCAATCACGTTCACCACACCTCTTGCGCATGACCGAAAACCCGCGTCGTTGTGCGGATTTTCGGCGCTCCCAAGGTGGTATCGCGCAGCCTGAAAGACGCTCCTCGAGGTGGCGTTAAACGCACCACGAATGCTCTGACCTGCGACGATGCGGGGCCTGTGCGACGCGCGCCAGTTCTGTGACACTCCTAGCAGCCTTCTGCTCACTCTTGCTGGGTATCGGCATCAGCACGCCCCTGGAACTGACACAGACGCCCCGAGCGCACCATCGATCAAGCCCCAGGCAGGACAGCACCAGGGTGAGGCCCTCGACCCGACAGCACCAGCGCGCTGGGCATACTGAACTCATTTCCAAGTCCCGTGTCGTCGCCGACCACGCCCAGCTGCTTGACGACGACCACGCCCAGCTGCTTGACGACGACGCGCAGGCCAGCCTGGAGTTCGCCGCCATCGCCTTCAGCGGGCGGCAGCCCCTCCTGCGCGCCACAGCGTGCGGCTCCTGCTCGTCGAGTGCCGCAGCACCCGCCTGATCAGTTGCTCTCCGAGGCAGGATAGGACGTCACCCACCTCGACTGGACCGCGACTCCCTCCAGCCCCGAGCAGCCGGTCTTGACACCACCATGCTCACCGAGGTCACGGGCAACTCACGTCAGGGCGGGCGCCGGGCCTGCTCGCTCAACTGTGAAGAGCCAGTGAGGTGTCGGGGCTATTCGTTGAGTATGGCCAACGCGACATCGGCGAGTCGTTGGCGGCTGGAGCGGGCGCGCTTGCGGAGCAGGTCGAAGGCGGTGAAGCGCCCCAGGTTCGATGCCGCTCCTGTTTGAGTCCAGGAGGATGAGCACCATGCCCAAGAAGATCGATCCAGAGTTGAAGGCCCGCGCTGTGCGTCTGGTCACCGAGCACCTGTCCGAGTACCCGTCGTTGACGGCCGCTTCGGCCGCGGTGGCCAAGCAGCTGGGTGTCGGGAGGGAGTCCGTGCGTCGCTGGGTCATCCAGGCCCAGGTCGATGCCGGTGGCCGCGACGGTGTGACCAGTGAGGAGCTGGAGCAGATCAAGTCCTTGAAGTCCAGGGTCCGCCGGTTGGAGGAGGACAACGCGATCCTGAAGGCCGCGACGGTTTTCTTCGTCGGGGAGCTCGACCCCCGCAACCGATGATCATGGGATTCATCCACACCATGAGAGCCCAGGGCCACGCGGTCGAGTCGGTCTGTGTGGTGCTGCGTGAGCAGGGCTGCCAGGTTGCCGCGCGGACCTACCGATCCTGGAAGCAGACCGGTCGAACGATCGCGGCACGTACGGTGACCGACGCCCAGGTTGTGGACGCGGTGCGTGACATCGCCTGGACCACCACGCCGCACGGGCGCCGCAAGTTGGCCCCGGAGGGCCTGTACGGGCGCCGGAAGATGACCGCGTACGTGCGCCGCACGACGATGCCCGCGGCGTCTGCCGGGGCCGTGGACCGGGCCATGAGGACCCTCGGGCTGGTCGGGGTGCGCCGCGACAAGGGCACCCGGACCACGATCCCGGCCAAGGACGGCATCCGGGCCGGTGACCTGCTGAATCGTGACTTCACCGCCAACGCACCGAACCTCGTGTGGGTCACGGACTTCACCTACGCCAGGACGTGGGCCGGGTTCGTCTACGTCGCGTTCATCCTGGACGTGTTCTCCCAGCGGATCGTGGCCTGGCACGCCGCCAGCACCAAGCACACCGACCTGGTCATGATCCCGCTGCGGATGGCGATCTGGCAACGAGAACGGGACGGCCACCCCAGGGTGCCCGGGCAGCTGATACATCACAGTGATGCGGGCAGCCAGTACACCTCGATCCGCCTCACCGAGCATCTCGCGCTGGAGGAGATCCGGCCCTCGATCGGGTCCGTGGGCGACGCGTACGACAACGCGCTCATGGAGACGGTCAACGGGCTCTACAAGGCCGAGTGCATCCGCACCACGGTCTTCCACGCGGGGCCCTACAAGACCCTCGCCGACGTGGAGTACGCCACCGCCGGCTGGGTCGACTGGTACAACACCCGTCGGCTCCACGGGTCGCTGGGCAACGTCCCACCGATCGAGTACGAGCAAGCCCACTATGCTGCCCTCAACCCCGAGCCGCAGCCCGTATGAGAGCGGCAGAGAACCTGGGGCGCTTCAGCTGGGCGAGCGGCTGCCGCGCGGTCGCCGGCTGGCCTTCTGGGCGCAGGCCGAGGTGGTGGCTGCCGCGACCGACCTGGCGGAGGTGATCGGCGGCGCGATCGCCCTGCACATCCTCTTCGGCATCCCGCTGCTGGCCGGAGGGGTGATCGTCGGGGTGGTCTCGATGCTGCTGCTGGCGGTGCAGACGCACCGCGGCCCGCGGCACTTCGAGTTCGTCATGAGCGGTCTGCTCGCCATCATCACCGTGGGGTTCGTGACCGGTCTGTTCCTCGGCCCGGTCGACTGGGGCGAGGCGGTGGCCGGCGTGCTCCCCAGGCTGGAGGGCACCCCGACGGTGCTGCTGGCGGCCAGCATGCTGGGGGCGACGGTGATGCCGCACGCGATCTACGCCCACTCTGCCCTGGCTCGGGACCGGCACGGTCTCCCACCTGCCCGTGCGGCGCTGCCGCAGCTGCTGACCGCGACCCGGTGGGACGTGCTGCTCTCCTTGCTGGTGGCCGGTTCGGTCAACATCGCGATGCTGCTCCTCGCTGCGGGCAACCTGTCCGGCGTGCCGGGGACGGACAGCATCGAGGGCGCCCACGCCGCGATCGTCGCGGCCCTGGGACCTGGTGTGGGCATCGCCTTCGGCGTCGGCCTGCTGGCCTCCGGGCTCGCGTCCACGTCGGTGGGCTGCTACGCGGGCTCGGCGATCATGGGTGGCCTGCTGCACGTGCGGCTCAGCGTCTTCACGCGCCGGCTCATCACGCTGGTCCCGGCACTGGTGGTCATCGCCGCCGGCGTCGACCCGACCTGGGCGCTCGTGCTGTCCCAGGTGCTGCTCAGCCTCGGCATCCCGTTCGCGCTGGTCCCGCTGGTCCGGCTGACCGGCGACCGGGCAGTGATGGGGGTGTTCGTCAACCGCGCCTGCGTCAGCGTCGTCGCCTGGGTCGTGGTCGCGCTGATCGTGGCACTGAACCTCGCGCTGCTCGTCCTGACCGCGGCCGGCGGCGGCTGACCGCTGGCATGGCTAGCCTTGTTGCCGTGGAGCTGAGCGAGATCACCCCTGTCGCCCAGGACTACCTCAAGGTCATCTGGTCGGCGACCGAGTGGGCCGGAGCCGCCATCACGACGACCGGTCTCGCGCGCCGGATGGGCACCACCGCGCCCAACGTGACCGACACCCTCAGGCGGCTGGCCAGCCAGGGGCTGGTGGAGTACACGCCGTACCGCCCGGTGGCGCTGACCACCCTGGGCGAGCGGTATGCCGTCGCGATGGTCCGCCGCCACCGTCTGCTGGAGACCTTCCTGGTCACCAGCCTCGGCTACCGCTGGGAGGAGGTGCACGACGAGGCCGAGCGCCTCGAGCACGCCGTCTCCGACACCATGATCGAGCGCATCTCCGCCCTGCTCGGCCATCCCGAGGCAGACCCGCACGGAGACCCCATACCCAGCGCCACGGGAAAGGTGCACCGACCACCGGGGGCGGCGCCCCTCGCGGACGTGTCGCAGGGCGAGTACGTCGTCGTCCGCGTCTCCGACAGCGATCCTGGAGTGCTGGTCCGGCTCAGCCGGCGGGGCGTGGCCCCGGGCGCACACCTGCGTGCGGCGGCCGGTGGGGTCGTTCGACCCGGCCGCGGAGGTGGGCACCCGACGGGGCTGACCGCGGAGGAGGTCGGCGCGATCTGGGTCGTGCCCGCCGGACCGACGACCTGACCGGGTTGGTCGTGCGAGCCACCAGGGGGTCGGGACCGCTAGTGTCGGGCCCGTGGACGAGGCGACCGAGCCGGTGCCCTTCGAGGTCTACCAGGAGGGTGTCTACCTACACGGCACGAAGGCGAGCCTGGCTGTCGGAGAGATGCTCACGCCCGGCCGAGAATCGAACTTCCAGGCGGGTCGGCTCATGAACCACGTCTACTTCACCCAGACCCTGGACGCGGCGACCTGGGGTGCGGAACTGGCCGCCGGTCAGGGCCGGGGCCGCATCTACGTCGTCGAGCCGACGGGCGACTTCGAGGACGACCCCAACGTCACGGACAAGAAGTTCCCGGGCAATCCGACCCGGTCCTTCCGGACCCGCGAGCCGGTGCGCGTCGTGGGTGAGCTGACCCGCTGGGTCGGCCACCGTCCGGAGGAGGTGCAGACGATGCGAGAGGGGCTCGCCGCCCTGCAGCGCGAGGGCAGGGCGCCGATCGAGGACTGAGCGGCGCAGTCGGCGTGGCCCGCGCCCGGCACCGGCCGGGCGGTCCACGTCATACCCCCGGGACGAACACCCGGCGGTGGGCCGTGACCGTCTCCAGCAGCACCCGCTCGCGGCGCAGCCACTCGACGTCGCCGCCCCCCTCCTGCTCGAGGTGGTGGCGCACCATCGCCAGCTCGCCGCTCTCGTCCTGGAAGGCGGTCATCGCGGCCTGCGCGGGGCGTCCGCCGGCGGCGCGCGCCCACCGGCGGGCCCGGCGCCGCTCGCCCGGGTCGGCCAGCATGGCGACCTCGGCGGGGGTGTACCAGCCGGCGAGGCCGTAACCGGTGAGCGAGTCGCGCAGGATCCGCGACTCGCGGCGGCGGGCCCAGCGCAGCAGCAGGAGGAAGGCGACGAAGAGCGGCACCTGCACGACGACGAAGATCTCCAGGTAGGCGTCGGCCGCCACGACCGCGCTGTAGTTCCACAGCGCGTGCAGGAAGATGGCCGCAGCCAGGCCGATGAGGACGATCCATGCCGAGGACCAACGACGCCGGTGCGCGACCAGGCCGAGCGCCAGCCCGGTGCAGACCGTGAACATCGGGTGGGCGAACGGACTGACCAGGCAGCGCACGACGAACAGCCCGACCAGGCCGGGGGTGCCCATCTCCACGTAGGCGCTGCCCAGGTAGAGGATGTTCTCGACGAAGGCGAACCCGGCCGCCACGATGCCGGCATAGACGATCCCGTCGGCCACGCCGTTGAACTCCCGCCGCGCGCGCCAGAAGATCAGCAGCACTCCCAGCCCCTTGGCCATTTCCTCCACGACCGGTGCCACGACCACCGCGCCGAGCACGAGCGGGTCCTCGGCGTGCAGGCCGGCGAAGAAGGCGACGCCGAGCTCGTTGAGGACCAGCGCCAGGAGGGTGGAGATGAGCGCGCCCCAGAGGAAGGCGAACCACAGCAGCCGCCCGGGCTCCTGCTCCAGGCGGTCCACCCACAGGAAGGTGGGCACGACCACCCCGATCGCGATCGAGGCGCTGACGAGCGCCAGCCCCGCAGCGGTCAGACCCAGCAGGTCGAAGACGAGGCCGCCCATCACCAGCGCCGCCAGCCCGAAGACGGTCACGACCGCGCTGGTGACGATGATCCGCCGGATGAGCGGGCGCCGGGTGGCGTTGCGGGGCGAGGGGGCCTGCGGCTGGAGGGCCATCACGCGCTGCCAGGCGTCCCCCTGCTGCCCGGGGGTATGCGGCGAGCCGTCCGGGTGCGGCGGTCCCGCTGGCGGGGGCGACGTGGGCGTCGGGGCGGGCGGAGGCATGGCCGCGAGGCTATCG
Coding sequences within:
- a CDS encoding PrsW family intramembrane metalloprotease, with product MPPPAPTPTSPPPAGPPHPDGSPHTPGQQGDAWQRVMALQPQAPSPRNATRRPLIRRIIVTSAVVTVFGLAALVMGGLVFDLLGLTAAGLALVSASIAIGVVVPTFLWVDRLEQEPGRLLWFAFLWGALISTLLALVLNELGVAFFAGLHAEDPLVLGAVVVAPVVEEMAKGLGVLLIFWRARREFNGVADGIVYAGIVAAGFAFVENILYLGSAYVEMGTPGLVGLFVVRCLVSPFAHPMFTVCTGLALGLVAHRRRWSSAWIVLIGLAAAIFLHALWNYSAVVAADAYLEIFVVVQVPLFVAFLLLLRWARRRESRILRDSLTGYGLAGWYTPAEVAMLADPGERRRARRWARAAGGRPAQAAMTAFQDESGELAMVRHHLEQEGGGDVEWLRRERVLLETVTAHRRVFVPGV